ATTACGGCAATAATTCTCATGATTTTCATCATGATTTAAAAAAATAAATGTAAACAAATTTAAAAAAGGAGGGGAGTTACGAGGGAATAACACGGCGTTACTTTAAATACTTAAAATCCCGCCGTGTTACAAAATCCGTTTCACTATCTCTAATAACAGATAACTTTAGAATGCACTTTAAATCAAAATTACCGATTGCCAATCAGCGATGGAACGCCTTTGCGTTATCAATTGTCCGATGACGATGCAATTCTTTTTTCAAGTATAGCGATCACCGACTGTACCGTAACGGCAGAAGACTCTTCCGTCGAGGCGATATAAAGCTGGTACTTACCATTGCGGTTCGAGGAAAAAATAATTTTGTTGCCGTCGGGTGAAAATTTAGGATAAACGTCATCTCCGTCGTCATTGGTAATACGGGTTTGATCGCGCCCGTCGGCTTGCATACGGTACACTTCGTAATTGCCATCACGATCCGACACAAAAGTTATAAAGTTACCGTTTTTGGAAACGGACGGCTGCAGATCGTTCTTCGGATGATTTGTAAGATTGATCGGTTTTTCTTTAGTATCCGTACTGGTCATGTAAAGATCAAAATCAGAATCGTCGGCACGCTGTGCAAATACGAATTGGTTCGATACTGCCTTGTACGCAACATCCGTATAATTCATCTTGTCCTGATAAAACATTTTGAAGAGGAAGCTGCCGTTTCTTTCAATCGTGTAAATGCCCGTATTCTTCTTTGCAAACGGTGTAGACGAAAAATCCGAACGATCACTGGAAAAAGCAATCGTCACGGTATCTAAGAAAATCGGACTCCAGTTATCACCACCATAACTTGAGGTCAGTCGAGTAACCCGTTTTCCGGTTTTATCCATGAAGTACAGTTCGCGCGACTTATATTCTTTGGTACTTTTATCATCCCGCGTGGAGGCAAACGCGATCCATTTACCATCGGTAGAATAAGCCGGATTTTCATCGGCTTCCAGGTCATCTGTCAGTTTTTTGACAGAGGACTCTCCCTGATCCGGATTCATCGTGAAGATATCCCAATTACCGCTGCGATCGGATTGAAAAATAATAGATTTTCCGTCCGGCGCGTAGGACGCCATGACGTCATTAAATTTGTTATTGGTTATCTGTGTAATTTTGAAATTACTGACAAATTTAGGGCCGATACGATCCAAATACGCCTGCCCTTTGAAATCACGCATCACCAGCAGAAATGCTTCATACGCCGATTTTTTCTTTCCCATTTCCAAAAGCAATTCGCCCTTTTCGTACAAGACATCCATGTTGGTCGGATCTTTGCGAAGCGACGCATTGATGAATTCGACGGCATAATTGCGGCGACCTATTTTCAGATACTCTTTATAAATATCATACAGTAAAGCGGCATTATTGCTGTCGGTGCGCAGCTTGGTAAAAAGCTCCGTCAATTTGGGGGTCAGTGTTTGCGTCGAATCCAGCGGCGTTTCCTGCGGTGTCGCAGCTACAGCGGAATCCTGAGGCGTTGTTGTAGCGCCATCTTGTGCCCACGCGTTGATCGCATACATCATAACGGCGATAATGAATAACCTATGGCGTAACCGCATGAAAAAAATCCTCCTGGAAATTCGGGAGTTGGTAAACGGATAATCTGTATTATAATTGCCCGCATTTTAGCCAAAAGCCCCTATAAATGCAAGCGGTTTTTCCCCTGATAACCTCTTAAAAATAAAAGGAGCCGAACGTCGTGCGCGGCTCCTTTTCAAACTTAGATTGTATACCCGAGATTATTATTGCTCAAGTTCCATTTCATCTTCGCCTTTGAAGTCTTCGATGAAGCGTTCCTGCGCCTCGGTCATATCCGAATTGAACCCGCGAATGATTTCATCGGGCGAAAGATTGAGTTCTTGCAGGCAGTAGCGGATATAATAATCGTATTCCAGATCCGGATCGTCTTCGATCATGACTTCGGCTTCCGGTTCCGAACAATTATTTTCGCGTGCGACCCACTCCGACGCGGTTAATCTCGCCATAACAGCTCCTTTGCGTACGTGTTAAGTGAATATGATAAAATAAATTATTTACACGGTTTTCAAATTCGGCGAATTATAATAACACATGCATGGTTTGTCAAGGTCAAACTCATTTTTTTTCAATCCCCGGCGGATTCATGATATATCGCACCACCGCATCGGCTACGGATTGGGCAGTGAACCCGTCCGTATCAAAGCTCCGATCAGCTGTCCGGTATCCTTCCTCCCGTGCCTCCATAAGTCTATCCAAGCGATCCGCGTCCCATAAAGGACGGTTACCATCGCGTCCGATACGACGGATGATTTCCGCATGCGAAACCGCTAAATGAATCAACGCACCGGAGTTCTTGACCAAAACTTGATTTTCTCGGCGTAGTAACGCTCCACCTCCCAACGCAAAAATACCCTGATGGTAATTTTGTACCGTTTCCTTGAGGCAGACGGTTTCAGCGTCACGAAAGTACGTTTCGCCGAAATCGGCAAACAAATCGGAGACGGTGCGGCCCGTTTTTTTTTCGATGATATGATCTGTATCAAAAAACGGAAAATTCATCCGCTGCGCTACGAATGCGCCGACCGTCGTTTTGCCGGAACCCATAAATCCGCATATAAATATCCGACGGGTATTCATGCGCGTTCTTTGTTAAAAAAAGTATTAACCAGCATAGCCGCAACGATCAGATTGGCGCCGATGATAGCCCAAAAGCCGGGCACCTCACCGGTTCCCAAAAAAGTCCAGATCGGATTGA
This genomic interval from bacterium contains the following:
- a CDS encoding PD40 domain-containing protein; amino-acid sequence: MRLRHRLFIIAVMMYAINAWAQDGATTTPQDSAVAATPQETPLDSTQTLTPKLTELFTKLRTDSNNAALLYDIYKEYLKIGRRNYAVEFINASLRKDPTNMDVLYEKGELLLEMGKKKSAYEAFLLVMRDFKGQAYLDRIGPKFVSNFKITQITNNKFNDVMASYAPDGKSIIFQSDRSGNWDIFTMNPDQGESSVKKLTDDLEADENPAYSTDGKWIAFASTRDDKSTKEYKSRELYFMDKTGKRVTRLTSSYGGDNWSPIFLDTVTIAFSSDRSDFSSTPFAKKNTGIYTIERNGSFLFKMFYQDKMNYTDVAYKAVSNQFVFAQRADDSDFDLYMTSTDTKEKPINLTNHPKNDLQPSVSKNGNFITFVSDRDGNYEVYRMQADGRDQTRITNDDGDDVYPKFSPDGNKIIFSSNRNGKYQLYIASTEESSAVTVQSVIAILEKRIASSSDN
- a CDS encoding shikimate kinase: MGSGKTTVGAFVAQRMNFPFFDTDHIIEKKTGRTVSDLFADFGETYFRDAETVCLKETVQNYHQGIFALGGGALLRRENQVLVKNSGALIHLAVSHAEIIRRIGRDGNRPLWDADRLDRLMEAREEGYRTADRSFDTDGFTAQSVADAVVRYIMNPPGIEKK